Proteins encoded by one window of Microplitis mediator isolate UGA2020A chromosome 1, iyMicMedi2.1, whole genome shotgun sequence:
- the LOC130677606 gene encoding probable actin-related protein 2/3 complex subunit 2 — MIFLEINNRILEETLQSKIKNSLSGHKQESTDVTIVDFDGVIFHVSNPNGEKTKLKISILLKFYKQLQEHGVDDLLKKEYGSYLADTETGYDVSVQIDLKNLPENWEIVVKKIGLLKRHCFASIFEKYFDYQAQYNDLADGHLPTRAVIHYRDQETIYIEAKSDRVTVVFSTIFKDEDDMVIGKMFLQELKEGRRASHTAPQVLFSHREPPLELQECNAAVGDSIGYITFVLFPRHTNGEARANTIDLIHMFRNYLHYHIKCSKVYIHSRMRTKTSDFLKVLNRARSQSKNTEKKTITGRTFIRKE; from the exons ATGATTTTTCTGGAAATAAACAATCGAATTTTGGAAGAGACATTAcaatcgaaaattaaaaattcgctCTCAGG ccATAAGCAGGAGTCAACAGATGTTACTATCGTTGATTTTGATGGAGTCATATTCCATGTTTCCAATCCAAATGGGGAGAAGACAAAACTTAAG ATAAGTATCCTACTCAAGTTTTATAAGCAATTACAAGAACATGGTGTGGATGATCTGCTCAAAAAAGAATATGGTTCTTACCTTGCTGACACAGAGACTG GATACGATGTATCAGTgcaaatagatttaaaaaatttacctgaaAATTGGGAAAtagttgttaaaaaaataggaTTGCTAAAAAGACATTGCTTTGCGAGtatctttgaaaaatattttgattatcaAGCGCAGTACAATGACTTGGCAGATGGACATCTTCCAACAAGGGCTGTCATACATTACCGTGATCAGGAGACGAT ATACATTGAAGCCAAAAGCGATCGAGTGACAGTAGTTTTTAGTACAATATTTAAAGACGAAGATGACATGGTAATTGGGAAAATGTTTTTACAAGAACTTAAAGAAGGCAGAAGGGCTAGTCATACAGCGCCTCAAGTACTTTTTAGTCATCGAGAACCACCTTTAGAACTTCAAGAATGTAACGCTGCTGTTGGTGACAGTATTGGCTATATAACATTTG ttctatTCCCGCGACATACAAATGGAGAAGCCCGGGCTAATACAATTGATTTGATTCACATGTTCCGCAATTATTTGCATTATCACATAAAATGCAGTAAAGTTTATATTCATTCGAGAATGCGTACTAAAACTTCAGACTTTCTTAAAGTTTTAAATCGAGCACGGTCTCAATCAAAAAATACGgagaaaaaaacaatcac AGGTCGAACTTTCATCAGAAAAGAATAA
- the LOC130677622 gene encoding transmembrane inner ear expressed protein produces the protein MELPVTKVSPPLVSIISCSPKRRLLDNSTENENKWLEQEIYSGLKVWQLVGIILTILMTIIIVFCCCVKFRVPRTKQNIEADYVRKRITKNFRKELTKISNTDIDKIDLKKALAKVQADIDTEINQIHKEQTEDNCNSKKKLGNFHARFLTFSGFY, from the exons ATGGAACTACCTGTAACTAAAGTTTCTCCGCCACTAGTTTCAATTATATCTTGTTCTCCAAAACGAAGATTATTAGATAATTCAacggaaaatgaaaataaatggtTAGAACAAGAAATTTATTCCGGTCTCAAAGTTTGGCAATTAGTTGGTATCATTTTAACAATATTGATGACAATaatcattgttttttgttgttgtgtAAAATTTCGTGTCCCAAGAACCAAACAAAATATTGAAGCCGATTATGTTCGCAaaagaattacaaaaaattttagaaaagaattaacaaaaattagcAATACTGATATTGACAAAATAGATCTAAAGAAAG CATTGGCAAAAGTTCAAGCGGATATCGATACAGAAATCAACCAGATTCATAAGGAACAGACGGAGGATAATTGCAACAGTAAGAAAAAACTAGGAAATTTTCATGCTAGATTCCTTACATTTTCTGGATTTTACTGA